A portion of the Rhodococcus pseudokoreensis genome contains these proteins:
- a CDS encoding DoxX family membrane protein, producing MATNTPHQVSHGSHTLSEPGYQAFLVLRTVFTVAPILFGLDKFTNWLTDWPQYLAPWIDDILPGTAQQGMYVVGVIEVIAGILVAVAPRIGAWVVVAWLAGIIVNLLTLSGYYDVALRDFGLLAGAAALGLLAAEYGRPLHRPHS from the coding sequence ATGGCTACCAACACACCCCACCAGGTCAGCCACGGTTCGCACACCCTGTCCGAACCCGGCTACCAGGCCTTCCTCGTGCTGCGCACGGTCTTCACGGTGGCACCGATCCTGTTCGGGCTCGACAAGTTCACGAACTGGCTCACCGACTGGCCCCAGTATCTGGCGCCGTGGATCGACGACATCCTGCCGGGAACCGCGCAGCAGGGCATGTACGTCGTCGGCGTGATCGAAGTGATCGCCGGAATCCTCGTCGCCGTGGCACCGCGGATCGGCGCCTGGGTCGTCGTCGCCTGGCTGGCCGGGATCATCGTCAACCTGCTCACGCTGTCCGGCTACTACGACGTCGCACTGCGCGACTTCGGGTTGCTCGCCGGCGCCGCCGCCCTCGGCCTGCTCGCCGCCGAGTACGGGCGCCCGCTCCACCGCCCACACAGCTGA
- a CDS encoding glutamate--cysteine ligase, giving the protein MLVSDPRKVGVEEEFHLIDRKTRRLTTRAPELLARLPDDVYVDELQQCVVEVNSGVYADLDGLRSDLERHRTVLIDAAEGLGIGVAAAGSMPLALPAEMHVTGTQRYRRMLADYQMLAREQLICGTQVHVDLPDRDEAVQVAHRVAPHMPVLLALSASSPFRSDGADTGYASARTLLWLRWPSTGPAAPVSSAAEYGALIDDLVASGVISDPGMAYFDVRPSVKLPTLELRVCDSCPRLDTVVLVAALFRALVEREVEGLRAGTKGVEVVPTLTRAALWRAARSGLEGDLVDVRFPQARPAADLVGDFVNSLRPQLEQAGDWDTVLELSAEASAHGSSAARQRHALARRGRLTDVVDLLLAETAGRTEHLPEVEAPPAPPQTGPTSIGGRRTRRYWSARLWDRGDTADMTWTESTELDEKKLIAWRRDLHAHPELSFEERRTTGIVRNHLIGLGLDPVMLPGGTGLWCDLGPETGERVALRADLDALPVAETTGLPFESTVPGVSHACGHDAHTTMLMGAASVLVKYPPPTRVRLIFQPAEETTPGGSVDTIAAGALDGVSKIFALHCDPHLEVGKLATRTGPITSSNDAVTVRLWSSGGHTARPHLTGDLIHAAAVLVTGLASVLDRRIDARTATVLTWGKVAAGQVANSVPESGELVGTLRSASRETWASLEPLVTDSICHLLAPYNVRYELSYRQGVPPVVNDPDCTADLREAIESVVGFDHLGEAHQSSGGEDFAWYLEKVPGAMARLGVWDGIGTPQELHQPGFNLDERAMVHGVRTLVALTRLEDESD; this is encoded by the coding sequence GTGCTCGTCAGCGACCCACGGAAAGTGGGGGTCGAAGAGGAATTCCATCTCATCGATCGCAAGACCCGGCGCCTGACCACCCGCGCGCCGGAATTGCTGGCACGACTTCCCGACGATGTGTACGTCGACGAACTCCAGCAGTGCGTCGTCGAGGTCAACAGCGGTGTGTACGCCGACCTCGACGGCCTGCGCAGCGATCTGGAGCGGCACCGGACGGTGCTGATCGACGCGGCCGAAGGACTCGGGATCGGGGTGGCGGCCGCCGGTTCGATGCCGCTGGCGCTGCCCGCCGAAATGCACGTGACGGGGACGCAGCGCTACCGGCGCATGCTCGCGGACTACCAGATGCTCGCCCGCGAGCAGCTGATCTGCGGCACCCAGGTTCACGTCGACCTCCCCGACCGTGACGAGGCCGTGCAGGTCGCGCACCGCGTCGCCCCACACATGCCCGTCCTGCTGGCGCTCAGCGCGAGTTCACCGTTCCGGTCCGACGGTGCAGACACCGGTTATGCCAGCGCGCGGACGCTGCTGTGGTTGCGCTGGCCCAGTACCGGTCCGGCCGCGCCCGTCTCGTCGGCCGCCGAGTACGGCGCACTGATCGACGACCTGGTCGCGAGCGGGGTGATCAGCGATCCCGGCATGGCGTATTTCGACGTCCGGCCGTCGGTGAAGCTGCCAACCCTGGAGCTGCGGGTGTGCGACAGCTGCCCGCGGCTGGACACGGTCGTGCTCGTCGCGGCCCTGTTCCGGGCGCTCGTCGAACGTGAGGTGGAGGGTCTGCGCGCCGGGACGAAGGGCGTCGAGGTGGTCCCGACACTGACGCGGGCGGCGTTGTGGCGGGCGGCGCGGTCGGGGTTGGAGGGGGATCTCGTCGACGTGCGGTTTCCGCAGGCGCGTCCCGCGGCGGACCTCGTCGGCGACTTCGTGAACTCGCTGCGACCGCAGCTCGAGCAGGCCGGCGACTGGGACACCGTGCTGGAGTTGTCCGCCGAGGCGTCCGCCCACGGGAGTTCCGCGGCGCGGCAGCGGCACGCGCTCGCACGCCGAGGCCGGCTCACCGACGTCGTCGACCTGCTGCTCGCGGAGACGGCGGGCCGCACCGAGCACCTCCCCGAGGTGGAGGCCCCGCCCGCGCCGCCGCAGACGGGTCCGACCTCGATCGGTGGTCGCCGGACCCGGCGGTATTGGAGCGCCAGGCTGTGGGATCGCGGCGACACCGCCGACATGACGTGGACGGAGTCGACGGAGCTCGACGAGAAGAAGCTGATCGCGTGGCGCCGGGATCTGCACGCGCATCCGGAGTTGTCGTTCGAGGAACGCCGGACCACCGGAATCGTGCGTAACCACCTCATCGGTCTCGGACTCGACCCCGTCATGTTGCCCGGCGGCACCGGCCTGTGGTGCGACCTCGGCCCGGAAACCGGCGAGCGCGTCGCACTGCGCGCCGACCTCGACGCACTGCCGGTCGCCGAGACGACCGGACTGCCGTTCGAGTCGACGGTCCCCGGGGTGTCGCACGCGTGCGGTCACGACGCGCACACCACGATGCTGATGGGGGCGGCGTCGGTCCTCGTGAAGTACCCGCCGCCGACCCGGGTGCGGCTCATCTTCCAGCCCGCCGAGGAGACGACACCCGGCGGCTCCGTCGACACGATCGCCGCAGGCGCACTCGACGGGGTGTCGAAGATCTTCGCGCTGCACTGCGACCCGCACCTCGAAGTCGGCAAGCTCGCCACCCGGACCGGGCCGATCACCTCGTCCAACGACGCCGTCACCGTGCGGTTGTGGTCGTCGGGCGGGCACACCGCGCGACCGCACCTGACCGGCGATCTGATTCACGCCGCCGCCGTCCTGGTGACGGGGCTCGCGTCCGTGCTCGACCGCCGCATCGACGCCCGCACCGCGACCGTCCTCACCTGGGGCAAGGTGGCCGCCGGGCAGGTCGCGAACTCCGTGCCCGAGTCGGGTGAACTGGTCGGCACCCTGCGCAGCGCGTCCCGCGAGACGTGGGCCTCGCTCGAACCGCTGGTCACGGACTCGATCTGCCACCTGCTCGCCCCGTACAACGTGCGGTACGAGCTCTCCTACCGGCAGGGTGTCCCGCCCGTCGTCAACGATCCCGACTGCACCGCCGATCTGCGGGAGGCGATCGAATCGGTCGTCGGCTTCGACCACCTCGGCGAGGCCCACCAGTCCAGCGGCGGCGAGGACTTCGCCTGGTACCTCGAGAAGGTCCCGGGCGCGATGGCCAGGCTCGGCGTGTGGGACGGCATCGGCACACCCCAGGAGCTGCATCAACCGGGGTTCAACCTCGACGAACGCGCCATGGTGCACGGGGTCCGGACGCTGGTCGCGCTCACCCGCCTCGAAGACGAGTCGGACTGA
- the ggt gene encoding gamma-glutamyltransferase gives MGPVTGIGTVFRASLAAALCVGVLAACSSDEEPQSDPAATCADVPNGTPVSKAPPPPGPAPTTQNLATNPEIATVYRSGMTPVTTASYAVSTANPVSTQAACEVLRDGGTAADALIVAQTVLGLVEPQSSGIGGGAFLLYYDAGQNSVEAYDGREVAPMAATENYLRWISDTDRTEPKPDARASGRSIGVPGVLRMLEMAHRDHGRDAWRELFDPAISLADQGLEISPRMAGQIAESAPDLAVDEPSKAYFLNPDGSPKPAGTKLTNPAMAKTLGAIAAGGADAFYTGAIAQGIVDATATASGGRTPGQMTLDDLANYQAKKRTPVCTPYRDHEICGMPNPSSGGTAVAATLGILENFDLSQYGPTNLDDNGGKPTAEAVHLISEAERLAYADRDKYVADSDFVPLPGNSLDTLLNEDYLKQRAGLIDPGKSMGTAQPGNFGPVPLGVQPQDKEHGTSHISIADKYGNVASMTTTVESAFGSFHMTDGFVLNNQLTDFSAQPVGPDGAPLANRVEPGKRPRSSMAPTLVFDRGSDGSRGDVQFATGSPGGSVIIQFVVKTLVGMLDWGLNPQQAVSAVDFGAANTPVTGVGGEHPNIDAVNDGAADPLIVQLRAMGHQVSVAPQSSGLSALQRQDSGWVGGADPRREGAVMGDGTG, from the coding sequence ATGGGTCCTGTGACGGGAATCGGAACAGTATTTCGGGCCTCGTTGGCCGCGGCTCTCTGCGTCGGGGTGCTGGCCGCGTGCTCGTCGGACGAGGAACCGCAGAGCGATCCGGCGGCCACGTGCGCGGACGTTCCGAACGGCACCCCGGTTTCCAAGGCGCCGCCGCCTCCCGGCCCGGCGCCGACCACCCAGAACCTGGCGACCAACCCCGAGATCGCCACCGTGTACCGATCCGGGATGACACCCGTGACCACGGCGTCGTATGCGGTCTCCACCGCCAATCCGGTGTCGACGCAGGCCGCGTGCGAGGTGCTGCGGGACGGCGGGACGGCCGCCGACGCGCTGATCGTGGCCCAGACCGTTCTCGGTCTCGTCGAACCGCAGTCCTCCGGAATCGGCGGCGGCGCGTTCCTGCTCTATTACGACGCCGGGCAGAACAGTGTCGAGGCGTACGACGGGCGGGAGGTCGCGCCGATGGCCGCGACGGAGAACTACCTCCGCTGGATCAGCGACACCGACCGCACCGAACCAAAGCCCGACGCCCGCGCGAGCGGACGGTCCATCGGCGTCCCCGGTGTCCTGCGGATGCTCGAGATGGCGCACCGCGACCACGGGCGGGACGCGTGGCGGGAACTGTTCGACCCCGCCATCTCCCTCGCAGACCAGGGGCTCGAGATCAGCCCGCGGATGGCCGGGCAGATCGCCGAGTCCGCGCCCGACCTGGCCGTCGACGAGCCGTCGAAGGCGTATTTCCTGAACCCCGACGGCAGCCCGAAGCCGGCCGGGACGAAGCTGACGAACCCGGCCATGGCCAAGACGCTCGGTGCGATCGCCGCGGGCGGCGCGGACGCCTTCTACACCGGGGCCATCGCCCAGGGCATCGTCGACGCGACGGCGACCGCATCGGGCGGCCGCACCCCCGGCCAGATGACCCTCGACGACCTCGCCAACTACCAGGCGAAGAAGCGGACACCGGTGTGCACGCCGTACCGGGACCACGAGATCTGCGGCATGCCGAACCCGTCGTCCGGCGGCACCGCGGTCGCGGCGACGCTCGGCATCCTGGAGAACTTCGACCTGTCGCAGTACGGGCCGACGAACCTCGACGACAACGGCGGAAAGCCGACGGCGGAGGCCGTGCACCTCATCTCCGAGGCCGAGCGACTGGCGTACGCCGACCGGGACAAGTACGTCGCGGACTCCGATTTCGTTCCGCTGCCCGGCAATTCCCTCGACACACTGCTGAACGAGGACTACCTGAAGCAGCGGGCCGGCCTCATCGACCCGGGCAAGAGCATGGGCACCGCGCAACCCGGCAACTTCGGGCCCGTTCCGCTCGGTGTGCAGCCACAGGACAAGGAACACGGCACCAGCCACATCTCGATCGCCGACAAGTACGGCAACGTCGCATCGATGACGACGACGGTGGAATCGGCGTTCGGCTCGTTCCACATGACGGACGGATTCGTGCTCAACAATCAGCTCACCGACTTCTCGGCCCAGCCGGTCGGCCCCGACGGGGCACCCCTCGCCAACCGCGTCGAACCGGGTAAGCGGCCGCGGAGTTCGATGGCGCCGACGCTCGTCTTCGACCGCGGCAGCGACGGCTCACGCGGCGACGTCCAGTTCGCGACCGGGTCGCCGGGCGGTTCGGTGATCATCCAGTTCGTCGTGAAAACGCTCGTGGGAATGCTGGATTGGGGCCTGAACCCGCAGCAGGCCGTGTCGGCGGTCGACTTCGGGGCGGCCAACACCCCGGTCACCGGCGTCGGCGGAGAGCATCCGAACATCGACGCGGTCAACGACGGTGCCGCCGACCCCTTGATCGTGCAACTGCGGGCGATGGGTCACCAGGTATCGGTCGCGCCGCAGTCCAGTGGGCTCAGTGCGCTGCAGCGTCAGGACTCGGGGTGGGTCGGCGGCGCGGACCCACGGCGCGAGGGCGCGGTAATGGGTGACGGGACGGGATAG
- a CDS encoding putative protein N(5)-glutamine methyltransferase — MSVSLSPSLEFVLVTRLRAAGCVFAEDEARLIVSAARTSDELASMLDRRVAGVPLEHVLGWAEFCGLRIEVDPRVFVPRRRTAFLVEQAAALACPHAVVVDLCCGSGAVGAALADTLDGIELYAVDIDPAAVRCARRNLAEPARVFEGDLYAPLPPALRGRIDVLVANAPYVPTDAIRLMPPEARFHEPRVSLDGGADGLDIQRRVTAGARDWLAPGGHLLIETSASQAPLTADAFAAAGLTTRIETSEDVGATVVVGTNPA, encoded by the coding sequence ATGTCAGTTTCCCTCTCCCCGTCCCTCGAATTCGTCCTCGTCACGAGGCTGCGCGCCGCCGGTTGTGTGTTCGCCGAGGACGAGGCGCGCCTGATCGTCTCCGCCGCCCGGACGTCGGACGAACTCGCCTCGATGCTGGACCGCCGCGTCGCAGGCGTCCCCCTCGAACACGTCCTCGGCTGGGCCGAATTCTGCGGGCTCCGGATCGAGGTCGATCCGCGGGTGTTCGTGCCGCGGCGTCGCACCGCGTTCCTCGTCGAGCAGGCCGCCGCCCTCGCGTGCCCGCACGCGGTCGTGGTCGACCTGTGCTGCGGTTCGGGCGCGGTGGGCGCCGCGCTCGCCGATACCCTCGACGGCATCGAGTTGTACGCGGTCGACATCGACCCCGCCGCGGTCCGGTGCGCGCGGCGCAACCTCGCCGAACCGGCCCGGGTGTTCGAGGGCGACCTGTACGCACCGTTGCCCCCCGCGCTGAGGGGACGCATCGACGTCCTGGTCGCAAACGCCCCCTATGTGCCCACCGATGCGATCAGGTTGATGCCGCCCGAGGCCCGGTTCCACGAGCCGCGGGTCTCACTCGACGGCGGCGCCGACGGACTCGACATCCAGCGGCGCGTCACCGCCGGGGCGCGCGACTGGCTCGCGCCGGGCGGTCACCTGCTGATCGAGACCAGCGCGAGTCAGGCCCCGCTCACCGCCGACGCGTTCGCGGCGGCCGGGCTCACCACCCGGATCGAGACGTCCGAAGACGTGGGCGCCACCGTCGTCGTCGGCACCAATCCCGCGTGA
- a CDS encoding helix-turn-helix transcriptional regulator, translating to MDATPRSDVSAVSALGEPVRRQVYDHVRTQPSPVSRDDVAEALGLARSTSAFHLEKLADEGLLAVEFARRGGRSGPGAGRPAKLYRRSDREFAVHLPERAYALAGELFARAIEDADATGASPRDALSARARDFGRGLGADVGCSDDDLVAALAECGYEPRSSDGTIVLVNCPFHALARQHTDMVCGMNLALLSGLLDGAGCEGRHATLAPAEGYCCVRIDPPRE from the coding sequence ATGGATGCCACACCACGCTCGGACGTCTCGGCCGTCTCCGCCCTCGGCGAGCCGGTCCGCAGGCAGGTGTACGACCACGTGCGCACGCAGCCGTCCCCGGTCAGCCGCGACGACGTCGCCGAGGCGCTGGGACTCGCACGTTCGACGTCCGCGTTCCATCTCGAGAAACTGGCCGACGAGGGACTGCTGGCGGTCGAGTTCGCGCGGCGCGGCGGGCGCTCGGGACCGGGCGCGGGTCGACCCGCCAAGCTCTACCGGCGGTCCGACCGCGAGTTCGCGGTGCACCTCCCCGAACGTGCGTACGCGCTCGCCGGCGAGCTGTTCGCGCGGGCGATCGAAGACGCCGACGCGACCGGTGCCTCACCGCGCGACGCCCTGTCCGCGCGGGCCCGCGACTTCGGGCGTGGCCTCGGCGCCGACGTCGGCTGCTCGGACGACGACCTGGTCGCGGCGCTCGCGGAGTGCGGTTACGAACCGCGCAGCAGCGACGGGACCATCGTCCTGGTCAACTGCCCGTTCCACGCGCTCGCCCGGCAGCACACCGACATGGTGTGCGGGATGAACCTCGCACTGTTGTCCGGGCTGCTCGACGGCGCGGGTTGCGAGGGCCGCCACGCGACACTGGCCCCGGCCGAGGGGTACTGCTGCGTCCGGATCGACCCCCCACGTGAGTGA
- a CDS encoding FUSC family protein, producing MVRAGVAVGLPALAGVALGHSAVAATATLGAFAVVYGEGRAYRVRWRVVSIAAAVMVLLAGVGAAVGGLVHHATAAGGSALWGMALVLAMTVVVAVCAFVVDGLRLGAPGAFLPLLTVEISSALPALGVSVAEVTAWAAAGAVSALLVSMSGLIVRPRTPERAAVATAVAAVDTALSDPSSPGSRRDAVRSLHAAWQCLHDAALVGRDHPLTRTLRAAHLRCAATVDGVDADHASDDDDLRPRVPLPRPSIRYRLRRASHLRGRSWTIVARLLVACPAAGLLALGFGVGRPDWAVITAAMILHQGPDRVLGTYRGMHRFFGTVLGLVVLAMLSSFDLPAAVLVLVVAGLMAGIEAFLVRNYGLAMVFITPLALVLGSRGTHVDLMTVSRDRLVETVLGVAVALVVLWTVLPGSYRRILSDADDQVAATIGRLGDAREPGAVAELRRDLEFDLHASTTAAITAAHTDPAWTRDRWPEHHHLHELGYRILTRHFGPRL from the coding sequence GTGGTCCGTGCCGGCGTCGCCGTGGGTCTGCCCGCGCTGGCGGGGGTCGCGCTCGGACATTCGGCTGTCGCGGCGACCGCCACCTTGGGTGCGTTCGCCGTCGTCTACGGCGAGGGCCGGGCGTACCGGGTGCGGTGGCGGGTGGTGTCGATCGCCGCCGCCGTGATGGTGCTGCTGGCCGGGGTGGGCGCGGCGGTCGGCGGGCTCGTGCACCACGCGACCGCGGCGGGCGGGTCCGCGCTGTGGGGGATGGCGCTCGTCCTCGCGATGACCGTGGTCGTCGCCGTCTGCGCCTTCGTCGTCGACGGACTGCGACTCGGCGCTCCGGGCGCCTTCCTTCCGCTGCTCACCGTGGAGATCTCGTCAGCGCTGCCCGCGCTCGGTGTCTCCGTGGCGGAGGTGACGGCCTGGGCGGCGGCCGGGGCGGTGTCGGCGTTGCTCGTGTCGATGTCGGGGCTGATCGTTCGTCCCCGCACCCCCGAGCGTGCCGCGGTCGCGACCGCGGTCGCCGCAGTCGACACCGCACTCTCCGACCCGTCGTCGCCCGGTTCCCGCCGGGACGCGGTGCGGTCGCTGCACGCCGCCTGGCAATGCCTCCACGACGCCGCCCTCGTCGGCCGTGACCATCCGCTGACCCGCACGTTGCGTGCGGCGCACCTGCGGTGTGCGGCGACCGTGGACGGTGTCGACGCGGACCACGCGTCGGACGACGACGACCTGCGGCCGCGGGTCCCGCTGCCGCGGCCGTCGATCCGCTACCGGCTCCGCAGGGCCTCGCATCTGCGGGGCCGGTCCTGGACGATCGTCGCGCGACTGCTGGTCGCGTGCCCCGCGGCCGGTCTCCTGGCGCTGGGGTTCGGCGTCGGCAGGCCCGATTGGGCGGTGATCACCGCGGCGATGATCCTGCACCAGGGACCGGACCGGGTGCTGGGGACGTACCGCGGGATGCACCGGTTCTTCGGAACGGTGCTCGGACTGGTCGTGCTCGCCATGCTGTCGTCGTTCGACCTGCCTGCGGCGGTGCTGGTGCTCGTGGTGGCGGGTCTGATGGCGGGGATCGAGGCGTTCCTCGTCCGCAATTACGGGCTGGCGATGGTGTTCATCACCCCGCTCGCCCTGGTGCTCGGTAGCCGCGGCACGCACGTGGACCTGATGACGGTGTCCCGCGACCGGCTCGTCGAGACCGTGCTCGGCGTCGCGGTGGCGCTGGTGGTGCTGTGGACCGTACTCCCCGGTTCGTACCGGCGGATCCTGAGCGACGCGGACGACCAGGTGGCCGCGACGATCGGGCGGCTCGGCGACGCCCGGGAACCGGGTGCCGTCGCCGAACTCCGCCGGGACCTCGAGTTCGATCTGCACGCATCCACGACCGCCGCGATCACTGCCGCCCACACCGACCCGGCGTGGACCCGCGACCGCTGGCCCGAGCATCACCACCTTCACGAACTCGGCTACCGAATCCTTACCCGGCACTTCGGACCTCGCCTTTAG